From Planococcus halocryophilus, the proteins below share one genomic window:
- a CDS encoding polyprenyl synthetase family protein: MNLTEFRAHYEPLIQQEMAQLILSLSIPNSLKESMHYSLQAGGKRIRPILLLAVLHEMIGEEHPDALKVAAAIEMIHTYSLIHDDLPSMDDDDLRRGMPTNHKVFGEAVAILAGDALLTYSFGVVARLEHVSSDDKVRLIDLMSVSAGAEGMVGGQVLDIEGEEKQLQLEELEQVHRLKTGALLTYSILAGGILAQATNEEIVALSQFGQHLGLAFQIQDDILDVTGTSQELGKTAGKDESSEKSTYPSLLTLPKAKEKLDFHASEAVNALHTLNGEKTLLLELTQLIVQRKN; this comes from the coding sequence ATGAATTTAACGGAATTTCGTGCTCATTACGAACCGCTTATCCAACAGGAAATGGCACAATTAATTCTTTCTTTATCCATTCCGAACTCATTAAAAGAATCGATGCATTATTCATTGCAAGCAGGTGGAAAACGAATTCGTCCAATTTTGCTATTAGCTGTACTTCATGAAATGATTGGGGAAGAACATCCTGATGCGCTAAAAGTAGCAGCAGCAATTGAAATGATTCACACATATTCATTGATTCACGACGACTTGCCAAGTATGGATGATGACGATTTACGCCGTGGCATGCCGACTAATCATAAAGTGTTTGGCGAAGCTGTTGCGATTCTTGCTGGCGATGCGTTATTAACGTATAGCTTTGGTGTCGTGGCGCGACTTGAGCATGTATCGAGCGACGACAAAGTCCGCTTAATTGATTTGATGAGTGTTTCTGCGGGCGCTGAAGGCATGGTCGGTGGCCAAGTACTAGATATTGAAGGCGAAGAAAAGCAATTACAGCTTGAAGAATTAGAACAAGTTCATCGCTTAAAAACGGGTGCTTTATTAACGTATAGCATATTGGCTGGTGGCATATTAGCTCAAGCGACCAATGAAGAAATTGTAGCACTTAGCCAATTTGGTCAGCATTTAGGATTGGCTTTCCAAATTCAAGACGATATTTTGGATGTTACTGGAACTTCTCAAGAACTTGGGAAAACTGCTGGTAAAGATGAATCGAGTGAAAAAAGCACATATCCGAGTCTGTTAACTTTGCCAAAAGCAAAAGAAAAATTAGACTTTCATGCTTCGGAAGCTGTAAATGCTCTCCATACACTAAACGGAGAAAAAACATTGCTACTAGAACTCACCCAATTAATTGTGCAAAGAAAAAACTGA